From a single Flavobacteriales bacterium genomic region:
- a CDS encoding META domain-containing protein produces the protein MMKNLTIALSLFILMSANKCKNDTDGGTKSMDAMSSIADTKWVLQSLGGNALDLPEGTEQPWLKLAGENFEGFGGCNSLMGTGVALAGDALSFKSIGSTKKYCADVQPTEDAIKSMLGKVDSYKMEDGLLKLIGEGTELAALKGM, from the coding sequence ATGATGAAGAACCTAACGATAGCGCTTTCACTGTTCATTCTGATGAGTGCGAATAAGTGTAAGAATGATACCGATGGCGGTACCAAGAGCATGGATGCAATGTCATCGATCGCGGATACCAAGTGGGTACTGCAGTCCTTAGGTGGAAATGCGCTGGATCTTCCGGAAGGAACCGAGCAACCCTGGTTGAAATTGGCCGGAGAGAACTTCGAAGGATTCGGTGGCTGTAATAGCCTGATGGGAACCGGAGTTGCCTTGGCGGGTGATGCGCTCAGCTTTAAGAGCATTGGATCCACTAAAAAGTATTGCGCTGACGTTCAGCCGACCGAGGATGCTATAAAATCCATGCTTGGAAAAGTGGACAGTTACAAAATGGAGGATGGCCTGCTTAAGCTGATCGGCGAAGGCACCGAACTTGCCGCCTTGAAAGGGATGTAA